The genomic region GTCCTTGCAAGAATTAGCTGATTCCATCCGAGAAAACGGCCTGCTGACGCCGATTATTGTCCGTCAGGTCGGTTCGGATTATGAAATCATTGCCGGTGAACGCCGTTTTCGGGCGTTGAAGCTGCTCAAAGAGCCAAAGATTGAAGCCATTGTCCGTGACACTAATGACGACACCATGGCCACCTTGGCGCTGATTGAAAACCTGCAGCGTGATAACTTGAACCCGATTGAAGAGGCTCAGGCCTATCAAAATTTGGGCGAGCAGTTGGGATTATCACAGACCCAGTTAGCTGAGAAATTAGGTAAGGAACGGGCCACGGTGGCTAACGCCCTGCGCCTGCTGAAGTTGCCAGAACAGGTCCAAGAACTGGTGGTAAACAAGGCCTTGTCGATGGGTCAAGCGCGGGCCTTGCTGGGATTGAAGCAGCCCCAGCAGATTACGGCGGCGGTCCAAGAAATTTTAGAGAAGCAGCTCAGTGTCCGTCAGGTCGAAGCCCTGGTTAAGCGGCTCAATGAGGGTCCTAAGCAGGACCAGCCGCAAAAGCCGGTTTCACCCTTTGTAACCGAGGTGGCTGAGCAGTTAGAAGAGCGCTTTGGCACCAAGGTTCGCCTGAAAAACCAGCGCAATGGCCGTGGTAAGATTGAAATTGACTACCTATCCAACGAAGATTTGGACCGGATTTTGACGATTTTAGATATTGAGGTGGATTAAAGATGAATACGCCTGAGTACCAACTCCACGATGTGGTCGAAATGAAAAAGCCGCACGCATGCGGCACCAACGCTTGGAAGATTATGCGGTTGGGTGCAGATATCAAGTTAACCTGCACTGGTTGCCAGCGCACGATTATGCTGACCCGTTTTAATTTCAACAAGCGTTTAAAGAAAGTATTAATCCCGGCTGGCGAAAATTCCCAGTCGGAAAAATAAGAGAGGAAGCACGCAATCATGGCATTGACCGCCGGAATTGTTGGCCTGCCCAACGTGGGTAAGTCAACCTTATTTAATGCAATTACTAAGGCAGGGGCTGAAATGGCCAACTATCCCTTTGCCACCATTGAGCCCAACGTCGGCATGGTGGAAGTGCCGGATAAGCGCCTAGCCCGCATTCAAGAGATTGAACCAGCGGACAAGGTCGTCCCAACCACCTTTGAATTCACCGACATTGCCGGGATTGTGAAGGGGGCTTCCCAGGGTGAAGGTCTCGGAAATAAGTTCCTGGAAAACATTCGCCAGGTCAACGCCATTGTCCACGTGGTGCGGGCCTTTGACAGCGATGAAATCATCCACGTTAACGGTAAGGTTGATCCCCTTGATGATATCGACACCATTAACACCGAGCTGGTTTTAGCTGACCTAGAAGCAGTTGATAAACGTTATGCCAAGGTGGCCCGGGCCGCTAAGGGGAGTGACAAGGCTGCGAAGCTAGAAGCCGCGGTCCTAGAAAAGATTAAGCCAGTCTTAGAAGCTGGTAAGCCGGTGCGGTCAATTGACTTCACGCCTGAAGAAGAAGACGTGGTCAAGGGCTTGTTTCTGCTAACGACTAAGCCAGTCTTGTACGTGGCCAACATTGCCGAAGACGACATGGCCAATCCAGAACAGTCCAAGTACTTCCAGCAGATTCAAGAATTTGCCAAGGAAGACCACGCGGAAGTAATTGCCCTCTCAGCCAATGCTGAAGAAGAAATCGCCCAGTTAGATGATGACGAAAAGGCCGATTACTTGGAATTGGCCGGCGTTGAAGAACCCGGTTTGGACCGTCTGATTCGGGCGGCCTACCATCTCCTAGATTTGCGGACCTTCTTTACCGCCGGTGGTAAGGAAACCCGAGCCTGGACCTTTAAGGCTGGTGCTAAGGCACCTCAGGCTGCGGGGGTCATCCATTCCGACTTTGAACGCGGTTTTATCCGGGCCGAGACGATGAGCTTTGATGATTTGGACCACTATGGTTCCGTTAAGGCGGTCAAAGAGGCCGGTAAGTTGCGGTCCGAAGGAAAGGACTATGATGTCCAGGACGGCGATATCATCGAGTTCCGCTTTAACGTCTAATCAGCCTAGCATCCTGCTTAAGAAAGAGAATGATTTATGGCTAAGCAAGAATTAACTAAAAAGAACCAAGCCTTCGTTTTCCAGTTACGAAAGATCCTCCTGTCAGCCAATAAGCTGTCAGGTGAGGACGTTGACCAAATTACTAACGAGGTTGAAGAAACCTTGGCCAGTGAACAGGGTAGTGGCCGCACGGCTGCTCAGATTTACGGTACGCCCCACGAACTGTCGGCTAAGTACCTCAGCCCACAGCGGACGGCTAAGCAG from Leuconostocaceae bacterium ESL0723 harbors:
- the ychF gene encoding redox-regulated ATPase YchF — translated: MALTAGIVGLPNVGKSTLFNAITKAGAEMANYPFATIEPNVGMVEVPDKRLARIQEIEPADKVVPTTFEFTDIAGIVKGASQGEGLGNKFLENIRQVNAIVHVVRAFDSDEIIHVNGKVDPLDDIDTINTELVLADLEAVDKRYAKVARAAKGSDKAAKLEAAVLEKIKPVLEAGKPVRSIDFTPEEEDVVKGLFLLTTKPVLYVANIAEDDMANPEQSKYFQQIQEFAKEDHAEVIALSANAEEEIAQLDDDEKADYLELAGVEEPGLDRLIRAAYHLLDLRTFFTAGGKETRAWTFKAGAKAPQAAGVIHSDFERGFIRAETMSFDDLDHYGSVKAVKEAGKLRSEGKDYDVQDGDIIEFRFNV
- a CDS encoding DUF951 domain-containing protein; translation: MNTPEYQLHDVVEMKKPHACGTNAWKIMRLGADIKLTCTGCQRTIMLTRFNFNKRLKKVLIPAGENSQSEK
- a CDS encoding ParB/RepB/Spo0J family partition protein translates to MVNKKGGLGKGMDSLFGSNKISPEALAHSKAAAQQPQAGEQVQKIDLKKVRANPFQPRKQFDKESLQELADSIRENGLLTPIIVRQVGSDYEIIAGERRFRALKLLKEPKIEAIVRDTNDDTMATLALIENLQRDNLNPIEEAQAYQNLGEQLGLSQTQLAEKLGKERATVANALRLLKLPEQVQELVVNKALSMGQARALLGLKQPQQITAAVQEILEKQLSVRQVEALVKRLNEGPKQDQPQKPVSPFVTEVAEQLEERFGTKVRLKNQRNGRGKIEIDYLSNEDLDRILTILDIEVD